CCACAGCGCTTGATCGACCTGGTAGCGCGCCAGGGTGCGCTTGCGCCGCCAGGCGCTAAACGACCACATGGACGGTCAGTGGGCCTTGGCGGTACGGCCCAGTCGGCCACGCAGCAGGCCCAGGATCATCGGCACCAGCGACAGGACGATGATGGCCACGACCATCAGCGACAGGTGCTGCTTGATGAATGGCACGTTACCGAAGAAGTAGCCCAGGGTGACCAGGCCGCCAACCCACAGCAGGGTGCCGGCGACGCTGAAACCGAGGAAACGCGGGTAGTGCATGTGGGCAATGCCGGCGACGAACGGGGCGAAGGTGCGCAGGATGGGCAGGAAGCGGGCAAGGGTGACGGTCTTGCCGCCGTGGCGTTCGTAGAATTCGTGGGTGCGCTGCAGGTAGTCGCGGCGG
The Pseudomonas putida genome window above contains:
- a CDS encoding DedA family protein; the protein is MEFNPLDLILHLDAYLDLLVTNYGPWIYAILFAVIFCETGLVVMPFLPGDSLLFIAGAVAAGGGMDPVLLAGLLMVAAILGDSTNYVIGRTAGERLFRNPNSKIFRRDYLQRTHEFYERHGGKTVTLARFLPILRTFAPFVAGIAHMHYPRFLGFSVAGTLLWVGGLVTLGYFFGNVPFIKQHLSLMVVAIIVLSLVPMILGLLRGRLGRTAKAH